In one window of Arachis ipaensis cultivar K30076 chromosome B06, Araip1.1, whole genome shotgun sequence DNA:
- the LOC107648584 gene encoding calcium uniporter protein 4, mitochondrial: protein MALRRLFTKRLLDGFKTIVSPAAFDRAISPPPHPSTFLPSPPEPAAGNTGFFRRFLLKRAVYHSAPTRFPEFLSIPVGEKLREKLRSINNVTISRDRLRMAPLSPSPESPVTSDSILESGISAEEVRKVLKATMAEKVKAKLSEVPAASISYGEFLRICVEACENRNLGEEFAKILDNAGNVIVFGNVVFLRPEQVAKAMESLIYQSIAKPNDPRRKELDEMEKKKALIDEKAKAQVKTELYFGLGFLTLQTLGFMRLTFWELTWDVMEPICFFVTSIHFALAYIFFIRTSTEPTFQGYFHRRFKVKQERLMKANNFDINKYNELCKACYQNPSVHADGALSGAIHR from the exons ATGGCGCTTCGGAGACTCTTCACAAAGCGTCTATTGGACGGTTTCAAAACGATAGTGTCACCGGCAGCATTCGACCGCGCGATCTCGCCACCTCCTCATCCATCGACCTTCCTACCATCGCCGCCGGAACCCGCAGCTGGCAACACAGGATTTTTCCGGCGATTCCTCTTAAAGCGAGCAGTGTATCACTCCGCTCCGACAAGGTTCCCCGAGTTTCTCTCTATTCCCGTTGGGGAGAAGTTGAGAGAGAAGCTCAGAAGTATCAACAACGTCACTATCTCCAGAGATCGTCTTCGCATGGCTCCTCTGTCACCGTCACCAGAATCACCGGTCACCAGCGACTCTATTCTTGAAAGTGGAATTTCAGCGGAGGAAGTGAGGAAGGTTCTGAAGGCTACAATGGCGGAGAAGGTGAAGGCGAAGTTGAGTGAAGTTCCGGCTGCCTCGATTTCGTACGGTGAGTTCCTGCGGATCTGCGTGGAAGCCTGCGAGAATCGCAATCTCGGAGAAGAGTTTGCAAAGATTCTCGATAACGCCGGAAACGTCATCGTTTTTGGTAACGTCGTCTTTCTCCGACCGGAACag GTAGCAAAAGCAATGGAGAGCTTAATCTATCAATCAATAGCCAAACCAAATGACCCAAGAAGGAAGGAGTTAGATGAGATGGAGAAGAAAAAGGCACTAATAGATGAAAAGGCCAAAGCCCAGGTGAAAACCGAGCTTTATTTTGGGCTGGGCTTTTTAACCCTGCAAACCCTGGGCTTCATGAGGCTCACATTTTGGGAGCTAACTTGGGATGTGATGGAACCCATATGCTTCTTTGTTACTTCCATACACTTTGCCTTGGCATACATTTTCTTCATAAGGACCTCAACAGAACCCACATTCCAAGGCTATTTCCATAGGAGATTCAAGGTCAAGCAAGAACGCCTCATGAAGGCAAACAACTTTGACATCAATAAGTACAATGAGCTATGCAAAGCATGCTACCAGAATCCAAGTGTTCATGCAGATGGGGCACTTTCTGGAGCCATTCACCGTTGA